The DNA segment ATTCAAggctgtatatatatatatatatatatatggatatatgtatgtatgtatgtatatgtatatatgtgtatatatatatatatatatatatggatatatgtatgtatgtatgtatatgtatatatgtgtatatgtatatgtgtgtgtgtgtgtgtgtgtgtgtgtgtgtgtgtgtgtgtgtgtgtacatacacatacatatacatgtatatatgtgtgtgtgtgtgtgtgtgtgtgtgtgtgtgtgtgtgtgatgtgtacatacatatatatgtatatatacatacacacacatatatatatgtatgtatgtatatatatacacacacacacacacacacacacacacacacacacacacatatatatatatatatatatatatagatagatagatagatagatagatagatagatagatagatagatagatagatagatagatagatagatactCAAGATTGGGAGGACAGGGGGAGGTCGTTCAGGACGCTCTACGATCGGCGTGAGAATCGGCGTGGAAAAGGAAGAGTGAAGAAAACGGCGTGAGTCGAGTGTAGAGAGCTGGTGTTCGATTCCGTGAGCACCCTCCGTACTTACCACTCACTCATGCGTCGCCAACATTGTTcctttggcaaaggaaaaaaaaagggacTGTTTCGAACCGAGTCGATCACCCTTGCAAATCAATCTTACTCGGAAAAAATCTCGACTTCTTATAAAtgttcaattattatataatcttttatatttcatttattgcaaatgttgaaattaataaatgtggCTGTCTTCTCTttataaaatcaagattttattaaCAATGCATTTCATTGAGATAGCAATTTACAAATTCTTTGaagaatttatattgtaaattaaagataaattttttaaaaaatatttaaaaattttttgctgaattaattacattaattttgtggCTCTGCTGGGCGTCGCGAGGGTGCCTCGGCTCGATTCGgagtattaacaaaataaaatttgcgacAGACTAACCTGAGGCGACCGAATCTTCACACTGCGGCTAGCAAATGCGTTTTAAACTGTAACGTGTACACCCGATTTCTCTTTTGCGTTGATTTATGCTCTTGATTCTATGATACTGCAATTTAGTGAGATCGACTAAGTTAAAAGTGTATCGAGACTATTATCTATCATCATTTCCTTCGTCATTCGGAAAATCATTAGGGATTTAATCTATTCTTCCCAAAATAAGAAAACACACACGCTATTCCACAGAGAGATCGAAAACGCGTCGCGTGGAAAGACttgagaaataaaaacatttttttcaaagcaGTTATAGATAATTAGAAATTTGGAAACCGGCTTAAATTACAAACCTGGTTCTCatacgtataataataaatgacttCAAGGGGCCCACTAATTACTTACCTGCGAGTCTctttcgaaatatttatttttatgtacgtTATTTTACTCGTATCacttttctttctaattttcaaaagtctacaataaaataaatctaactTGGTGCTCTCGCTCATCATTAGATGATTAAGTTAGTTTAACTctaatttcctttttttattttagaaaagagGCAATACTTTCGCGTCTTCGATCCCTCCAGGAATCCTTACCTCGAGTTTTACTCGgcaaatagaagaaaaaaaaatttcgaacatcaCGGAACGGAACTAGTCTTGAGAGTGCTCTCTCATCTCGAGGTCTACTTAGTCAAGTGAATCATCATCCAGCTGCAGCGTGAAGCGCCACCTTATCCGCGATTGCGCCTCTCCAAGAGGACACTGCAGGTGCACGGAGGCTGAGGGAAAACAGCGCGTGATGGAAACGGTCTAATGCgcgaaagaagaaaattttttttcaaaagggaAAACGTAGCACTTTGTCATTGTTGAAGCTACAATAACTTTCTGAAGAACTGCGGAGTCAATCATCAATTTTACGCGAGTAAATGTGACCTAGTCAAACTTTTCAACAATAGAATTAGTCCACGCACTTAAACGGAGAAGTAGTACAGAttccaataataataattgttacatgttatatttaacaatatgtttttctaaaagaactttgtatttcaaataaatatatatattttactttgaatACTTATTAGATTGAGTATATAAACATCTCGTTTTTCGagtcgttaaaatttcgtaacaAAATATTGGTTCGTAACAAATATAGCATGCATTATCTAAACAATCATGTTTAGAAAGTTACATATGCTCACTTGAGCAAAGTCAGAGCAGAATTACCAAGAACTATACATAAAGATTTAATCGTTGAAAATTTCAGTAGTCACAATTACCCCGCGCTCATGATTGGAGGATTCGTTATAGAACTAAAGCGGTAAATCTGTAATTTTGTGAGCCCATTTTAGATTGGTCGCACAAACTACGAGATTCACTCAACTCTCGCACCGAATCCTTTGATTGTCCCCGATTGATCCTTCTCGTGAGAGGGGTTGTCTTTTATGCGTCCATTTTATGTTGTCATCGCGACGAGAATGAGAAAACGCTATCTCGAGAGACAGCAGTGCGATACAATGGCTGTCCAATACATAACGAAAGACTGCGAGGTAAGTCGACAGATAGGTAGATGGTTCGTGCTGGCGTTTTCGCGCAGGGCAAAACGACGGTATTGTTACAGAGCGATTATTTTGATTACATTCCGTAGAAAAGGCGATGAAACTTGCTCGAAACTTTATTAACTCGTCTAGCACACGACCAACGTAGCATGAGTGCGcgcatatattatatgtatatatacatacacatacacacacacacactcgcagTCAATTAACGTCTCgcatttttttgtgttttttttcaGAGAGTAGCGTAAAGGgtaaagaaaacgaaaaaaCCGACCGTTTCCAGCGCGCACCCGATTTTTTCGAAGGAACCCTCTCAGATATCAATGATGTTATATGAGTGCGTGtgtttccctctttttctctctctttctctcttccattctttctcttttctctctcacaCACTCCCTTTCATTCCTCTTTCTCTCAGtgtctttctttttgtttctccGTCTCTCAACAATATGataaaaaaggggaaaaaacaGATCGTGAGAGAGAATTGACGAGGAACAAATTCTTcatgcagattatttttcgctttctttctctttctctctctttctttctttctctctctttctctctctttctctccctctttcgtTTATGTATGTGACTTTATGTGTCTCTTGTTCGGTCAGGTCCGGACCCCAGCGAAAATTAGGGGCGGGCCCACAGCACGAAGTGCAGCGGCGGGGGGTTGGGCCCGTCCATGGGGGGCGATCATCTGAAGCGCGGATGCATCATCGGCGTCAGCATCGGTCCAGGAAAGCCCATCGGCGCGGCGGCGAAGGCCGGATGCATCGCGGCACCCGGTGGTAGGGCCCCTATCATGCCTGGAAAGCAACGCAGCGGGAGATTAGTACTACCCGCAATCGAATCTCGTGGGGGGCAAAGAAAACAGTACGTTGCCCACGTGCGGCATACACGTGCTTTTGATTACTCGAGCCCGACGCCGCCAAACGAGACGACGTCTTGTTCGCAAAATCCAACAATAGGAtctcttactctctctctttcactctctttCAATTGGGGATCGAAATCCCCAGGTATACTTACGTCGCGACTGTTCACGTTACAAGGTAATATGTAATGGGTCCTACGTGTTGCGTTAATGTACagtttcaatttctttttttttctggcAGTTTCTATTACTATGTCACATACCGTGCTCGTTTTTGGAGGACTACGCGACCTTCAGCGCAAAATAAGTCACAGAATCGTCGTGGCATTGATGAGATTTTGGAAGGCTTTCAatgaattagaaaattattccCCGAAACAATCCCGTTTGGAAAATAAAGatatgtatgttttttttataaaaatattgatcttaatgaaaattaaattgtcaaaaaaatatttttatttattagatatcgAATAGAAATTCTCATTGTGCTTCTTTACTTTTGTATCGTATAACATTCAGATTTAAAATCTGCCACAATTTTGACCCATGTTCCGCTGAAAAGGAAGTCGTCTGACAGCCGAACGATTATCGCATCGAAAGAAGCACGTTCCGCGAGATATCAATTCAGTTAGTTTCCCTCGATCGAATCGATTGGAGCGCGCTTTGCCCGAGACAAGCGTTAGCCGGCCGAGCGTGAATTCGCGTGCTTTCGATTTCCAAGAGAAGCGAGTGCGCTTCTTCGGTTCTTCGCGACGAGTCCCCCCTTTGTCTCTTCAGATAAAGGTCCGAAGGACTGTGCCACCCGATCGATTTGTTCCCGACAGCCCACGTACTACGTTCTACTATCGAGCAATCGCTGCTCAATGCGAATCGCCAAACTAGATATGCGTACACGATAGGTACATAACGTTACGTAGAACTCAGCTCAGCATGCAGTGCGCCGCATACGCAATACAAGTCACAAACAAAACTGACAAGAAGGTGGTACCACACAGAGAAAACCTCACACCATACAAGGAACGAGTCTCACTCGGGGGGGAAAAGACGCAACATCGGCTTGATATTGCAGAATGTATTATACGGAAGCCCGCGAAGATCGCTCAGCTGTCAGCCGACTTCTTCCAACAAGGACATCGCTGCCAAAAACGCGCTTAGTCACTCAGAGTTCCTCGAACTACGGCTTTGTTCTTTCTTCGTGTAACAACGAGCAGCATAATGTAAATTGGTCTGCAATTCTCGAAAGCAATTCCCGACGCGAATTCAAATCGGCATCAAATTCTTCTACTTGCACTATGTCTTCTTTCTCTTACGTATGTCTTTTAGTCTGACGATACTCGGTGAGTACCGTGTGGcataataaagagaaaaattctgTTAATCGGACGGACCCTCGAGTTGAACGcaagaaagatatattattaggtaACGTGAAGTCGTTTACTTACTGTTGCTCGGCtcaatttatctaaaatttttcattgtgtaACACAAAAGCTAGGCTATGGTGTGAGGGAGATACATTACGTTCGTTCTTGTTGCTAGTTTCTTTtccacaagaaaaaaatttttttaaataaaataaaatgcaccGGCAAGCACGGTGAGAACACAATTCGATCCCTTCCCTCTTCACGATGTATCTCGTTTTGTTGATTCGTTTAGATTtacatacatgtattttatttctacgATGTAAACTTTGCGAGCTTTTCACTTACGGAttctttgaacaattttttttttttttttttttttttttttttttgtaaagtatcCTTGCTCTCGGCAAGcttataactttaaatatcAGATACCTCGACAATTCTCAAATCTGTTGATGAGAAATCTTTGCAATTAAAGAACAAAGAGCTACTTGCtgttagtttaaattttaaaacttcaaAGTCTTAAAATCTATTATGTAAATCTCGAAAACTCAGCTTCGCAATTTTATTCGTAATTTAGAGATCCTTTAGTTCCTTTGtattacgattaaaaaaaagtattaaattagtcAAAGAATccgttgattaaaaaaatgattcggTAGATCCGCAGAATTTTATGCGTCAAAAGTTGAAATAATCGAAATTATCGCGACTTCAATCGCGATTTATCAGAATGATCATCGATCGAATGCGAAGAAGGAAGGGACAGAGATCgcgagagaaaaataattactgttTGTAATTTGTGATTATCATTTGTTTCTTATCACTTTGGAACGACAACTTCGAACGACTGTCAGTACCGTGCCCAAGGAAGCAGTTTCTTCACTACTGTATCACAACACCAGGATTCCaagctatatataatatataagtaatacTGAAGAGACAAGATGGTAACACGGCTGCTGGCGAGGTAAATAATGGCGTATGTGAGTCGTAAGTAGAGTAATATGGTTAAATCGAGAGAGTGTGAATAAAGAAGCTGAGAAACGGAACGGAAAGAAACAAAGAAATCATACATGAAAgagatgtataaaaattgtaacggCCGAGCGGCCGGAAAATCTTCTCTTTATCTTCCGCGTAACAAACTCTGTACAAAGAACTGTACTAGGATCTGTACAGGAATCAAACTATTGCaaacgaattaaaataatatatgtataaaactgCGAAATCGTGAATGGAAAGACAAGTATTGCGACGtaccaataaaaataatatttagaaacgtGTAGTATATATACGATAGATATATCAATGAACGatcgattgaaaaaaaatatatataatttaatagaaaaaaatagatatttatcattaaaattatcacTTGGACTAAAATTTCTAGggacaaaaattaataacttgattaaataatttttcaaattctatacacaatatacaataacaaaaaatgataaaataatcgctttaatattgtttataacgTTCATGGACTCAATAACAATTATGCAACCttagtgaataaaaaaaatacaataattttctaattaataattcagAATACAATTAAGCTTGATGCTTATTGCTCTGTCTCAAAGAATCATTTCCATAAATTTATTAGTCACATTAATATAGTCTACATGTTCATTatcaatgtataataatttcgGTATCTGATAAGATTCATGTTTTAATCAATGTAATAGTCAATTATCTTGATCAACCTAACATGAGCGATCGTTCAGCGATACAACTACTCTCTATGTAAATTTCCAATATCTCGTTACTTTAATCTGCATTTTTCAAATCGAGAGAAACAAACGTGTCCAAAATATGGTAAATCGGTTGAAGAAATTAGAATTAAGATGGAAGAAGGAATGTGTCGTTGGCCGCTCGACCCACCTGCTCAGTGACAAAATATTACGaatatacagaaatatataCACGGTGACTTGCGAAAGCTGCTCGAACAGTTTTCCTACACCGTCGTCATTCTGAGTTTTCGGGagtcactatatatatattacgcaTATACGCATACATGTAGGTGTATTAATGACAATGATGACAAGATTAATCAAcaatatataagaataataaatataacaagatatatatagatatatatatgtatatagatataggCCATGTCACCGCATGCTAATTGCTAAGGACCAACCTTGTAGCGCTTGTATTGTAAAACACGGTTTTAGTAACCAGACTGGGTTCGTTCGACACTCATCGAGGAGTGACCGGGCGCCCTGCAAACGCACCGTTAAAACGTATAAACGAACAAGGACTACAAGACGCTGTGTCGTCGAGATTCTGTGGCGTATCATTCGGTCGAGAATCTTGATCTCTATATAGTTTCTATTTGAATAGTCATGACATTCTTCCCgcctcgctttctctctctttgccgTCTCGAGTCAGTAGGGTATACACAATTTCGCGCACGTCATCAATTTTTCTGaccccttcccccccccccaaatGTCAAGTCTATTTTTTGTTCATCTGTCTCAACACTCTCATTGCGTTCAGACAGATATAcactgccagtactaaaaatctatagtttacattacgtatactatagattttcagtgaTTGgcggtgaatttcggaacgcaatcACTGTCTTTCTTTAGCacataagttttcttttttcaaggAATAAAAATGGCTGTTGTCATGAATAGTTAGTGCAAATTGCAGTGTAACGTGCAACCGAATTAAACTAAGGCATGTCAAAGTATCATTGAGTTAATATCCAATATTTTCTCtctcgtagacaaaaaatcctTTCCCGGCCATCGACCGAGTAGGACTGGGTAAAAGTTACACACGAAGGCAATGTTCACGGAGAAAGAATACAGTATATCGCATTTCCGATGGAATCTGAGAGTCGATGAATTTAAATTACTCAATAAAGCTACTCAATCACTGCCTGAAAAATATCTCCTTAAGTCAATATATTctgcaatatattaaaaaaaaactttcgcTAATTAATGAATCATCGTTGAATATAAACGTTCCATCGGAAATGCTTTCTACATTAAAACACTGTAGCAAAACGATTTGGTTAGATAACGGATCCTTGAAAGCAAGAAAAGTTGAAGAGGACATTCTTGGGGAAGTCACTTTCGAAACGGAGAAAAAAGGGCAAGACTTCCAATCCAATATACTTCATCCAAAACTTCAcgcgtgttaaaaaaaaaaaaacttaatcgCGATGTGATTTTCGTGCGCCGATTAACGTTACTCTTCAACAGCCAGTAAGGGGGGAGGGGTAGAGGCAATCGGAAAGAAATCGACAAAAAGTACCAAGGGggaaattttcaaatttcaacGACAAAAGGGAACAAAAAAAGACAGCAGTTCTGTTCGACAAGTACGCGGAGGCGGAGGGGGGAAAATAAGGGGGGACGGCGGGTAGAGTTTTTCGTAAAGCTCAAACCCGCAGACACTTACCTGGCGGCAGGCCCATGGGGGGCGGTCGCATCATGTTACCTCCATGAATGAGAGCAGGCGCCAGGGTCATGGTGGGTCGCATTAAAGGAGCCATCAACGCAACTGAGCTGACTGGCATTGCTGCGGCTGAGGCTGGTACCATGACCGCTTGCGGCGGTCGTGGGTACctctgctgctgttgttgcaaCGCATTCAGTGCCGCCGCCTGCTGCTGCCGCTGTTGCTGATCTGCCTGAAACGCGGCCGCTGCCACGTTTGCGGCCgcttgctgctgttgctgcgcctgctgctgttgttgctgttgtACCGCTTGCTGCTGCTGTGCTGCCGCTTGTTGCAAGGCAGCAACTTGCTGCTGCTGACTCACTGCCGCTACCGCTGCCTCCGATTGCGCCGATCGTCCAGATTCATCGGTTTGTCGACGTTGATACTTTGGCAGTCTTGCCCTTATTTCCTCCTAAAAGACGAATGCTTTGTTTAAAACCTATTTTGCTTTAGCAGTTTCcattatttaaagaaacttttcagaaacttttaaattctacttgttttataattaattttatacaatatatcatTCCATACAATTCTATAACCACAATATTAAATCAGAATTAATAGCAGGGATaattattgaaaacaaaaattgagGAATAAAAAGTAAACTTACTAGACTGAGATCTTCCGGAGGGTGAATGATCTTACTGGCGGCCCCGGTGGTCGCAATAAGATTCACTTTCTGATCACCGCCGCTGGTGAGACTATTACCGGTTCCAGCAGCACCGATAGACTCGCCAGCGCTGCTGTAAGCGGGGAATGTCGGCTTTACTGGGCCTATGGAACCGCCACCGCCGGCCACCGATGTAATCGGCTTAAAGTCTGTGCCAAGAGGTGCTGAACCAGTGACCGACGTTGCCGTCGATGCCGCTGCTGTCGAAACGGCTGCAGCAGCAGCACTTGGGAAAAGTGGACGCGACGGAGGAATAGATGCGCCTGAAACTGGCGGTTGCATACCGGAAGGCATACCCGACATACCAGGCATCATGctagaaaagagaaaattaagttatgtaaacaaattttattacaattggttatttatatttttataaaagtacaaatatttaatatctgacaataaaatttataaattatgtggttaaatttaaatctaattaaatataataaaataaagataataaaaattagaataaagaCACTTAGAGAGAGAaatctgtaaaataattataatttgtactgGATTCTATGAGGTTCTAGATAAACTATTAAAACTTTGGCTACTCAAAAATCTATAatccaaaaaaaataaatgaaaatataaagttacaaaaaaggcattttataaatatcatcaACTGAGGAATACATACCCTGGGCCCATAAATGGAGGTCCTACATGGCCCATTGGCATCATAGGATGCATAGGAGGCATACCGGGATGTGGCGGCATACCATGATGTGGAGCCATGCCTGGATGCGGTGCCATACCAGGTAGCGGCGGCATACCTGGCTGCGGTGGCATTCCGGGTAGACCAGGCCCCATACCAGGCATCGCACCTGGTGCAGAACCCAACAGGCCCTCGGGTTTCGCCTTTTTCTGCACAGGCTCATCCTCACCGGACGATGGCGAGCCAGGCCTGCCGCCGTTTCGTTGTCTTTCGTGTTCCTTTGCGTCATTTGGAGGAATGCCCTCCATCCCATAAATCTCTATCTCGATGTTGCTACGATTTGGCAATGAATTCGGTACCTTGTCTATTGCCTCTTTGTGTACCTACAAAGACAAAATTCATGgtaatcttaaaataatgttataagcAGATAAGACAAAAATAACAAGAATATAACTACCTGCATACAATGTATGCTAAGCCCTGGTCCAGTATACAGTTTCTTGTGGCAGATATGACATTTGAAGTGCTTTGCCTTTTGATGTTGAATGAGAATCTTTTCATCCTCAAATTCACGATTGCAATACCTTTTGAAGAATGGTGTTAAGGaaatgtagaataaaatttagCTATCTAAATAATAGCTAGTTGTGCACATATTAAATCAAGTCCCTTAGATAAGTAACATCGCTAATAATAGTGAGTTTAAAACTTGTATTTTACAAGACACTAAAACAAAATGCACAAAATTAGAGAGATCAACGTTTGTCCCTTAAAATTAAGCTTTTTCAATATCAAAGTTTCGCttgaaaaaatcttgaaaattctttaatggttctgaaaaatatatatttaatttaatcttgcaCAAAGTATCGCAGAAATCTTTTCTTACAAGTTTTCATTTCTCAAAATCCAaacaattaaatagaaaatttttaaatcgaaaTGACTCTTTtcacaaatttcaaatatttcataattcatTCATAACAATCTTTTCAATTTAGCAATGTCATGTAACACTGTTTAAACACCTGCCCTTACGCATACAAAGCAACATATTTTTCTAACTTCCTTTCACAGAAAGCTTGTATCTAATTCATAAGGTATCCCgttatttgacatttttacGAATCACACAAGCAAAGAGATtatctataaatttcaatcgcCTCAATGGAAAACTCAAACAGCTAGCCGAGTgatttaaaaaactgaaatcTGAGTGGGAGGACCGTCATAGATACAAATATTACTCCTAACTTAAGTGGAAGTATCGATCCGTTCCTCGGCGATCCGAGGCTGCTTCCGCGTGGAAGCCCCTCAGTCGCGTTACATCATCGGCGTAACGCGCCGCGTAAACGCGAGGACAGCGGAAACAGCTGCGCTCTCTCACGTACACGTACACACAGAGATGTCGCGTATCGCGGTGACGCGAGGAAATCGCGTATCGATTTCCCCGCCTTCCGCGAACGCCTTGCTCGCACACCGAGACGGGTTTGCCGAGCTTCTTCCTGAGCGAGAGAGGGAAACCACTCGTCACCCGCCGCACAGATCACACGATCGAGCGCGATTGCTCGTCGCAGCGTGAATCGCGCGGCCAACTCGATCCAAAAATACGGTTACGTAAATGCGACCGCTGCAggtcgtcgtcaccgtcgtcgtaGTAGTTAGCCTTCCTGGGAGGAAACAAAAAGGATACCAGCACCAAGGTCTCGACTGCTTCTTCTTCTTGCGGCCCATCTTTCCGCCGGATTACCGGTGACTCGTCGCTCTCGACGATGACCCTGCTCCGTTAAGACGACGTTGTCGACGTACGGGTATACGCGGTGCGGGACCTCAACGATCGTAACactacacacgcacacacgcgaaAACCGATAATGCAAAATGGCCGCCGTACCTTTTTTCCGCGGCCGACGCCGGAAGTCGCCAACGTGGCGCGCTTCAAGATTCTACAGCCTAGGGGAACCTGGGGAATTCTCTGATGGACAGGGTTTTCATAGAATAGCGGGactttttacaaattacaaatggGATCACGCAATAAGACTCGAAAGTAACATTTCATTCTCAATTTACggacgtatatatgtatatgtatatatttttatacatatacaattataatttttatacatttgagATAACAAGTCGTGCCAGGAGGGCGAAGAAAATAAATGTGTTCCTATGTCGCATTAAACATtgactgcgtt comes from the Solenopsis invicta isolate M01_SB chromosome 14, UNIL_Sinv_3.0, whole genome shotgun sequence genome and includes:
- the LOC105201281 gene encoding BUB3-interacting and GLEBS motif-containing protein ZNF207 isoform X2, giving the protein MGRKKKKQSRPWCWYCNREFEDEKILIQHQKAKHFKCHICHKKLYTGPGLSIHCMQVHKEAIDKVPNSLPNRSNIEIEIYGMEGIPPNDAKEHERQRNGGRPGSPSSGEDEPVQKKAKPEGLLGSAPGAMPGMGPGLPGMPPQPGMPPLPGMAPHPGMAPHHGMPPHPGMPPMHPMMPMGHVGPPFMGPGMMPGMSGMPSGMQPPVSGASIPPSRPLFPSAAAAAVSTAAASTATSVTGSAPLGTDFKPITSVAGGGGSIGPVKPTFPAYSSAGESIGAAGTGNSLTSGGDQKVNLIATTGAASKIIHPPEDLSLEEIRARLPKYQRRQTDESGRSAQSEAAVAAVSQQQQVAALQQAAAQQQQAVQQQQQQQAQQQQQAAANVAAAAFQADQQQRQQQAAALNALQQQQQRYPRPPQAVMVPASAAAMPVSSVALMAPLMRPTMTLAPALIHGGNMMRPPPMGLPPGRPVTPR
- the LOC105201281 gene encoding BUB3-interacting and GLEBS motif-containing protein ZNF207 isoform X1, translated to MGRKKKKQSRPWCWYCNREFEDEKILIQHQKAKHFKCHICHKKLYTGPGLSIHCMQVHKEAIDKVPNSLPNRSNIEIEIYGMEGIPPNDAKEHERQRNGGRPGSPSSGEDEPVQKKAKPEGLLGSAPGAMPGMGPGLPGMPPQPGMPPLPGMAPHPGMAPHHGMPPHPGMPPMHPMMPMGHVGPPFMGPGMMPGMSGMPSGMQPPVSGASIPPSRPLFPSAAAAAVSTAAASTATSVTGSAPLGTDFKPITSVAGGGGSIGPVKPTFPAYSSAGESIGAAGTGNSLTSGGDQKVNLIATTGAASKIIHPPEDLSLEEIRARLPKYQRRQTDESGRSAQSEAAVAAVSQQQQVAALQQAAAQQQQAVQQQQQQQAQQQQQAAANVAAAAFQADQQQRQQQAAALNALQQQQQRYPRPPQAVMVPASAAAMPVSSVALMAPLMRPTMTLAPALIHGGNMMRPPPMGLPPGMIGALPPGAAMHPAFAAAPMGFPGPMLTPMMHPRFR